A genomic stretch from Erwinia sp. E_sp_B01_1 includes:
- a CDS encoding methylthioribulose 1-phosphate dehydratase, which yields MSSSPQLDQLVAACHWVGARGWAPATGGNMSVRQDSEYCLLSESGKDKGALTREDFIQVEIASNRVPSGRKPSAETGLHTLIYRLFPQAGAVLHTHTVNATVLSRVEKGTAVVLQGYEMQKTLSGQTSHLDAVPVALFDNDQDIDALALRIAAFAETTPLRYGFLLRGHGLTCWGKDVAEARRHLEGLEFLFQCELQRRVLEAK from the coding sequence ATGAGCAGCTCTCCACAGTTGGATCAGTTGGTGGCAGCCTGTCACTGGGTCGGGGCAAGAGGGTGGGCACCGGCTACCGGCGGTAACATGTCAGTGCGTCAGGACAGCGAATATTGTCTGCTGAGCGAGTCAGGAAAGGACAAAGGTGCGCTGACGCGTGAAGACTTTATCCAGGTGGAGATCGCCTCAAACCGGGTGCCCTCAGGGCGTAAACCCTCGGCGGAGACCGGGCTGCACACGCTAATCTATCGCCTGTTCCCGCAGGCGGGTGCTGTGCTGCATACGCATACGGTTAACGCCACGGTGCTTTCAAGGGTTGAGAAAGGAACCGCAGTAGTGCTGCAGGGTTATGAAATGCAGAAAACCCTCTCCGGGCAGACTTCGCATCTTGACGCCGTGCCGGTTGCGCTTTTCGATAACGATCAGGATATTGATGCTCTTGCCCTGCGCATTGCCGCGTTTGCTGAAACCACGCCGCTGCGTTATGGTTTTTTGCTGCGGGGGCACGGGCTGACCTGCTGGGGAAAAGATGTGGCTGAAGCCCGCCGGCATCTTGAGGGGCTGGAATTTCTGTTCCAGTGTGAATTACAACGTCGTGTGCTGGAGGCCAAATGA
- the mtnC gene encoding acireductone synthase has translation MIRAIITDIEGTTSDIRFVHNVLFPYARENLAAFVAAFQHREDVAQTLNELREEIAQPQARVEDLITVLFGFMDEDRKSTSLKALQGMIWHDGYVSGSFTGHLYPDVLPALEKWRQQGVDLYVYSSGSVAAQKLLFGYSDEGDISTLFSGYFDTHVGAKREVQSYRNIAAEVGLPAHELLFLSDIHQELDAAREAGWNTVQLLRDEADAQSRHRQVNRFDQINLELFSS, from the coding sequence ATGATCCGCGCGATTATCACCGATATAGAAGGTACCACCAGCGATATTCGCTTTGTTCACAACGTGCTGTTCCCTTATGCACGTGAGAACCTGGCTGCCTTTGTGGCTGCTTTCCAGCACCGCGAAGATGTCGCCCAGACGTTAAACGAGCTGCGTGAAGAGATTGCTCAACCGCAGGCCAGGGTAGAAGATTTGATCACCGTGCTGTTCGGGTTTATGGATGAAGACCGCAAGTCCACCTCGCTGAAAGCCTTACAGGGGATGATCTGGCATGACGGCTACGTCAGCGGCAGTTTTACCGGTCATCTCTACCCGGACGTTTTGCCCGCCTTAGAAAAGTGGCGGCAGCAGGGTGTTGATCTCTATGTTTATTCCTCCGGCTCCGTGGCAGCGCAGAAATTGTTATTTGGCTACAGCGATGAGGGTGATATCTCTACCTTATTCAGCGGCTATTTTGACACCCATGTAGGGGCCAAGCGCGAAGTGCAATCCTACCGCAATATTGCGGCAGAGGTCGGTCTGCCAGCCCACGAGCTGCTGTTTTTATCAGACATACACCAGGAGCTGGACGCCGCAAGGGAAGCGGGCTGGAACACCGTGCAGTTACTGCGTGACGAAGCGGATGCCCAAAGCCGCCATCGTCAGGTTAACCGTTTTGATCAGATCAACCTGGAGCTGTTTTCCTCATGA
- a CDS encoding acireductone dioxygenase — protein MSALTIFTDSEATTPVWHSTDAEEIRQRLNAKEVRFERWEADRDLGENPEPEKVINAYQHAIDKLVAEKGYQSWDVISMRADNPQKEVLRGKFLSEHTHGEDEVRFFVEGAGLFCLHLDGHIYQILCEKNDLISVPAGTPHWFDMGSSPHFTAIRIFDNQEGWIANFTGDTIADAYPRLP, from the coding sequence ATGAGTGCACTGACAATTTTTACCGACAGCGAAGCGACCACCCCGGTGTGGCACAGCACAGATGCTGAAGAGATCCGCCAGAGACTGAATGCGAAAGAAGTGCGTTTCGAGCGCTGGGAAGCGGATCGCGATCTGGGTGAAAACCCGGAGCCTGAGAAGGTGATCAATGCTTATCAGCACGCCATAGATAAGCTGGTGGCGGAAAAAGGCTATCAGAGCTGGGATGTGATCAGCATGCGTGCGGATAATCCCCAAAAAGAAGTTTTACGCGGCAAGTTCCTTTCCGAACATACGCATGGAGAAGATGAAGTGCGTTTCTTTGTTGAAGGGGCGGGGCTGTTCTGCCTGCACCTGGATGGGCACATCTATCAGATTCTGTGTGAGAAGAACGATCTGATTTCCGTTCCGGCCGGCACGCCGCACTGGTTTGATATGGGCTCTTCGCCGCATTTCACCGCCATCCGGATTTTCGATAATCAGGAAGGTTGGATCGCCAATTTCACCGGCGATACCATCGCGGATGCCTATCCCCGTCTGCCTTAG
- the mtnK gene encoding S-methyl-5-thioribose kinase, translated as MSQYRTFTAADAVEYARQFGGVENPASLVESQEIGDGNLNLVFKIFDDRGASRVIVKQALPYVRCVGESWPLTLDRARIEAEVLQIHGKYCPQHTVKILHYDPVLAVMVMEDLSSHAIWRGEQVKGVDYPQAASQLGEYLAQTLFHTSDFYQHPHQKKADVIRFTNPELCDITEELFFNEPYEVHERNGYPRALEPLVATLRNDDELRLKVAGLKHRFLSNAEALLHGDVHSGSIFVAEGSLKVIDAEFGYYGPIGFDVGSALGNLLVNYCALPGLLAPREAADAREKRLRDVGATWQSFAEGFLALAAEKSQDRALAYPGYAAEFLKKIWQDTLGYCGVEVIRRTVGMSQVADIKNIADNAMRIECVRQAITLGRTLILAADHIENSDALIARVRQNG; from the coding sequence ATGTCACAATACCGTACCTTCACCGCAGCGGATGCCGTGGAATATGCCCGCCAGTTTGGTGGCGTTGAAAATCCAGCCAGTCTGGTAGAGTCGCAGGAAATTGGCGACGGTAACCTGAACCTGGTCTTCAAGATCTTCGACGATCGGGGCGCAAGCCGGGTGATCGTCAAACAGGCGCTGCCCTATGTGCGTTGCGTCGGCGAATCCTGGCCGTTAACGCTGGATCGTGCCCGTATAGAGGCGGAAGTGCTGCAAATTCACGGCAAATATTGCCCTCAGCACACCGTAAAAATCCTGCATTACGATCCGGTTCTGGCGGTGATGGTGATGGAAGATCTCTCCAGCCACGCTATCTGGCGCGGTGAGCAGGTTAAAGGCGTTGATTACCCACAGGCGGCTTCTCAACTGGGGGAATATCTGGCACAGACGCTGTTCCACACCTCAGATTTTTATCAGCACCCTCATCAGAAAAAAGCCGATGTTATCCGCTTCACTAATCCTGAACTCTGTGACATCACCGAAGAGCTGTTCTTCAATGAACCTTATGAAGTGCATGAACGTAACGGCTATCCGCGTGCGCTTGAGCCGCTGGTTGCCACCCTGCGTAATGATGATGAACTGCGTCTGAAGGTAGCGGGGCTGAAGCATCGCTTCCTCTCTAATGCCGAGGCTCTGTTGCACGGTGATGTGCACAGCGGCTCCATTTTTGTGGCAGAAGGCAGCCTGAAAGTGATTGATGCGGAGTTTGGTTACTACGGCCCGATCGGTTTTGATGTGGGCAGCGCGCTGGGTAACCTGCTGGTGAACTACTGCGCGTTACCGGGTCTGCTTGCCCCGCGTGAAGCGGCAGACGCACGTGAAAAACGTCTGCGTGATGTTGGGGCGACCTGGCAGAGTTTTGCGGAAGGTTTCCTGGCGCTGGCGGCTGAGAAATCTCAGGACCGTGCGCTGGCCTATCCGGGCTATGCCGCTGAGTTCCTGAAGAAAATCTGGCAGGACACGCTGGGCTATTGTGGCGTGGAAGTGATTCGCCGCACGGTGGGCATGTCTCAGGTTGCTGATATTAAAAACATTGCGGATAACGCTATGCGTATTGAATGCGTGCGTCAGGCGATTACCCTGGGCCGCACCCTGATCCTGGCTGCCGACCATATTGAAAACAGCGACGCGCTGATTGCGCGCGTGCGGCAGAACGGCTGA
- the fadE gene encoding acyl-CoA dehydrogenase FadE: MMVLSILATIALIGALFYHRVNLLLSSVILLAWTVAWAVAQVWTPWLLIPLAMILLPFNLLPLRRAMFSKPMLHTFQKVMPPMSRTEKEAIEAGTTWWEGDLFRGTPDWQKLHNYPQPRLTGEEQAFLDGPVEEACRMANDFQITHEMADLPPELWAYLKEQRFFAMIIKKEYGGLAFSAYAQARVLQKLAGVSGILAITVGVPNSLGPGELLQHYGTDKQKDHYLPRLARGQEIPCFALTSPEAGSDAGAIPDTGVVCMGNWQGQQVLGMRLTWNKRYITLAPVATVLGLAFKLSDPEHLLGETEELGITCALIPTDTAGVEIGTRHFPLNVPFQNGPTRGNAIFVPIDYIIGGPEMAGQGWRMLVECLSVGRGITLPSNSTGSLKSIALAIGAYAHIRRQFRLPIGKMEGIEEPLARIAGNAYVMDAAATLITSGIMLGEKPAVLSAIVKYHCTHRGQRAIVDAMDIAGGKGIMLGKSNFLARAYQGAPIAITVEGANILTRSMIIFGQGAIRCHPYVLDEMAAAQNNDVPAFDKALFSHVGHVGSNKMRSLWLGLTGGLTSPSPTRDATRRYYQHLNRLSANMALLSDISMSVLGGSLKRRERISARLGDVLSQLYLASATLKRYDDEGRQEADLPLVHWGVQDALNQAETAIDDLLRNFPNRLVAAVLRITIFPVGRHCRAPSDRLDHKLARMLQTPSATRTRLGRGMYLTPGEHNPAGQLEEALADVMAAEVIHDRLCKQHKKHYSFTRLDQLAKQGLQEKWINEEEAAILTRAEASRLRSINVDEFDPEELATKPVKRAEPEQKPESEQQRKTEAA, translated from the coding sequence ATGATGGTTCTCAGTATCCTGGCCACGATCGCCCTGATCGGCGCCCTCTTTTATCACCGCGTAAACCTGCTGCTGAGCAGTGTGATTTTGCTCGCATGGACAGTGGCATGGGCAGTCGCGCAGGTCTGGACGCCGTGGCTGTTGATCCCGCTGGCGATGATTTTATTGCCTTTCAACCTGCTGCCGTTGCGCCGCGCGATGTTTTCAAAACCGATGCTGCATACCTTCCAGAAAGTCATGCCGCCGATGTCACGCACCGAAAAAGAGGCGATTGAGGCCGGCACGACCTGGTGGGAAGGCGATCTGTTCCGGGGCACGCCGGACTGGCAGAAATTGCATAACTATCCGCAACCCCGACTGACCGGAGAGGAACAGGCGTTTCTGGACGGCCCGGTAGAAGAAGCCTGCCGCATGGCGAATGATTTCCAGATCACCCATGAGATGGCGGATCTGCCGCCAGAACTCTGGGCCTATCTGAAAGAACAGCGTTTCTTCGCGATGATCATTAAAAAAGAGTATGGCGGGCTGGCTTTCTCAGCTTATGCGCAGGCTCGTGTCCTGCAGAAACTGGCGGGAGTATCGGGCATTCTGGCGATCACCGTAGGCGTGCCCAATTCACTCGGCCCTGGCGAGCTGTTGCAGCATTACGGCACGGATAAGCAGAAAGATCACTATCTGCCCCGGCTGGCGCGCGGTCAGGAGATCCCCTGCTTTGCCCTGACCAGCCCCGAGGCGGGCTCTGATGCCGGTGCCATTCCGGATACCGGCGTGGTCTGCATGGGTAACTGGCAGGGTCAGCAGGTGCTGGGGATGCGGTTAACCTGGAACAAACGCTATATCACCCTGGCGCCCGTCGCGACCGTGCTGGGGCTGGCGTTTAAGCTTTCCGATCCGGAACATCTGCTGGGCGAAACGGAAGAGTTGGGCATCACCTGTGCGCTGATTCCAACCGACACGGCTGGCGTGGAGATTGGCACCCGTCACTTCCCGCTGAACGTGCCGTTCCAGAACGGTCCCACACGCGGTAACGCTATTTTCGTGCCGATCGACTACATCATTGGCGGCCCTGAAATGGCCGGTCAGGGCTGGCGGATGCTGGTGGAATGCCTCTCCGTTGGACGGGGAATTACCCTGCCCTCTAACTCTACCGGCAGCCTGAAAAGCATCGCTCTGGCGATTGGTGCCTATGCCCATATTCGTCGCCAGTTCCGTCTGCCTATTGGTAAAATGGAGGGTATCGAAGAGCCTCTGGCGCGTATCGCCGGCAACGCGTACGTGATGGATGCCGCAGCCACGCTGATCACTTCCGGCATTATGCTGGGTGAAAAGCCGGCGGTGCTTTCCGCTATTGTTAAATACCACTGTACCCACCGTGGGCAGCGCGCGATTGTCGATGCAATGGATATCGCAGGCGGTAAGGGCATTATGCTGGGTAAAAGCAACTTCCTTGCCCGGGCCTATCAGGGCGCACCTATTGCGATTACCGTTGAAGGCGCAAACATCCTGACCCGCAGCATGATTATCTTTGGCCAGGGGGCCATTCGCTGCCATCCCTACGTGCTGGATGAGATGGCTGCCGCGCAGAACAACGATGTTCCCGCTTTCGATAAAGCCCTGTTCAGCCATGTCGGGCACGTAGGGAGTAATAAGATGCGCAGCCTGTGGCTGGGACTGACAGGTGGCCTCACCAGCCCGTCACCGACCCGAGATGCCACACGCCGCTACTATCAGCATCTGAATCGCCTTAGCGCTAACATGGCTTTGCTGTCGGATATCTCCATGTCGGTGCTGGGCGGCAGCCTGAAACGTCGCGAGCGAATTTCTGCCCGTCTGGGCGATGTGTTGAGCCAGCTTTACCTCGCCTCTGCGACGCTGAAACGTTACGACGATGAAGGCCGTCAGGAAGCTGACCTGCCGCTGGTGCACTGGGGGGTTCAGGATGCCCTGAACCAGGCCGAAACTGCTATCGACGACCTGTTACGTAATTTCCCTAATCGTCTGGTTGCCGCCGTTCTGCGGATAACGATTTTCCCCGTCGGGCGTCATTGCCGTGCTCCTTCAGACCGCCTGGATCATAAGCTGGCGAGGATGCTGCAAACCCCTTCGGCAACCCGTACCCGGCTGGGCCGCGGGATGTATCTTACTCCGGGCGAGCATAACCCTGCCGGACAGCTTGAAGAAGCGCTGGCAGATGTGATGGCTGCCGAAGTCATTCACGATCGCCTCTGCAAACAGCATAAAAAACATTACTCCTTTACCCGTCTGGATCAGCTGGCAAAACAGGGCTTACAGGAGAAATGGATCAACGAGGAGGAAGCCGCCATCCTGACCCGTGCGGAAGCCAGTCGCCTGCGTTCGATCAATGTGGATGAGTTTGATCCTGAGGAGCTGGCCACTAAGCCGGTAAAGAGAGCAGAGCCGGAGCAGAAGCCGGAGAGTGAGCAACAGCGGAAGACAGAAGCAGCTTAA
- the lpcA gene encoding D-sedoheptulose 7-phosphate isomerase, whose amino-acid sequence MYQDIIRAELNEAADTLTKFLSDDANIHAIQRAAVLLADSFKAGGKVLSCGNGGSHCDAMHFAEELTGRYRENRPGYPAIAISDVSHLSCVSNDFGYDFVFSRYLEAVGKAGDVLFGISTSGNSANVIKAVEAARAQGMKVITLTGKDGGKMDGMADVEIRVPHFGYADRIQEIHIKVIHILILLIEKEMAK is encoded by the coding sequence ATGTATCAGGACATCATTCGTGCGGAACTCAACGAAGCCGCGGATACGCTGACTAAATTTCTCAGTGATGACGCCAACATCCACGCCATCCAGCGTGCTGCCGTGTTGCTGGCCGATTCGTTTAAGGCGGGTGGGAAAGTGCTTTCCTGCGGTAACGGCGGCTCCCACTGTGACGCCATGCATTTTGCCGAAGAGCTGACCGGGCGCTACCGTGAAAACCGTCCGGGCTACCCGGCTATCGCTATCTCTGACGTCAGTCATCTCTCCTGCGTCAGCAATGATTTCGGCTACGATTTTGTTTTCTCACGCTACCTGGAAGCGGTGGGCAAAGCCGGAGATGTGCTGTTTGGCATCTCCACTTCCGGTAATTCTGCCAATGTGATTAAAGCTGTTGAAGCTGCCCGTGCGCAGGGAATGAAAGTGATTACCCTGACCGGGAAAGATGGCGGCAAAATGGATGGCATGGCCGATGTGGAGATTCGCGTGCCGCACTTTGGCTATGCCGATCGTATTCAGGAGATCCACATCAAAGTGATCCACATCCTGATCCTGCTGATCGAAAAAGAGATGGCTAAATAA
- a CDS encoding class II glutamine amidotransferase: protein MCELLGMSANVPTDICFSFTGLVQRGGGTGPHKDGWGITFYEGKGCRTFKDPQPSFNSPIARLVQDYPIKSCSVVAHIRQANRGEVSLENTHPFTREVWGRNWTYAHNGQLKGYRGMDTGQFRPVGETDSEQAFCWLLHKLTTRYPRTPGNWPAVFRYIAELAAELREKGVFNMLLSDGRYLMAFCSTNLFWITRRAPFGKATLLDQDVEIDFQKQTTPNDVVTVIATQPLTGNETWNKIEPGDWALFCLGERER, encoded by the coding sequence ATGTGCGAATTGCTCGGGATGAGCGCGAATGTCCCAACGGATATCTGTTTTAGCTTTACCGGGCTGGTGCAGCGCGGAGGCGGGACCGGTCCGCACAAGGACGGTTGGGGCATCACCTTTTATGAAGGCAAAGGCTGCCGCACATTTAAAGATCCTCAGCCGAGTTTTAACTCACCGATAGCGCGGCTGGTGCAGGATTACCCTATCAAGTCCTGTTCGGTGGTGGCGCATATCCGTCAGGCCAACCGGGGGGAAGTGTCGCTGGAAAATACGCATCCCTTTACCCGTGAGGTATGGGGACGTAACTGGACTTACGCGCATAACGGACAGTTGAAAGGCTATCGTGGCATGGACACCGGGCAGTTCCGCCCCGTTGGTGAAACGGACAGTGAACAGGCATTTTGCTGGCTGCTGCACAAGCTCACCACGCGCTATCCCCGCACGCCGGGTAACTGGCCTGCGGTGTTTCGTTATATTGCTGAACTGGCGGCGGAACTGCGTGAGAAAGGGGTATTCAATATGCTGCTGTCGGACGGGCGCTATCTGATGGCGTTCTGCTCCACCAATCTGTTCTGGATCACCCGCCGGGCCCCGTTTGGCAAAGCCACGCTGCTGGATCAGGACGTTGAGATTGATTTTCAGAAGCAGACCACGCCGAACGACGTGGTCACGGTGATCGCCACCCAGCCCCTGACGGGCAATGAAACCTGGAACAAGATTGAACCAGGTGACTGGGCGCTATTTTGTCTCGGTGAGCGCGAGCGCTGA
- the dpaA gene encoding peptidoglycan meso-diaminopimelic acid protein amidase, which translates to MGKIALLFAMFLLPAVVFASVPTTPVLPLAPVSKELKKQLLGTPVYIQIFKEERTLELYGKIGNDYRLLDSYRICNFSGGLGPKRRQGDFKSPEGFYSVGLSQLKPDSRFYRAINVGFPNEYDRQQGYEGKYLMIHGSCVSIGCYAMTDTYIEEIYHYVEAALRNGQSRVEVSIYPFRMTDSNLQRHRNSVYYSFWQQLQPGYAQFVQNRLPPSVIVNDGHYVLNNPGSLIGTPAPGSALALTETK; encoded by the coding sequence ATGGGCAAAATCGCACTCCTGTTTGCGATGTTTTTACTGCCAGCCGTCGTCTTCGCCAGCGTACCTACCACTCCGGTACTTCCGCTCGCGCCGGTAAGCAAAGAGTTAAAGAAACAGTTACTCGGCACCCCCGTGTATATCCAGATCTTTAAAGAAGAACGTACGCTTGAACTTTATGGCAAGATCGGTAACGACTACCGTCTGCTGGACAGCTACCGCATCTGTAATTTTTCAGGTGGCTTAGGGCCTAAACGTCGTCAGGGCGATTTCAAAAGTCCGGAAGGATTTTACAGCGTGGGCCTTTCCCAGCTGAAGCCTGACAGCCGTTTCTATCGTGCTATCAACGTCGGTTTTCCTAACGAATACGATCGCCAGCAGGGTTATGAAGGCAAATACCTGATGATCCACGGCAGCTGCGTGTCGATTGGCTGCTATGCGATGACCGATACCTATATCGAAGAGATTTATCACTATGTGGAAGCCGCGCTGCGTAACGGCCAGTCACGCGTGGAAGTCAGTATTTATCCGTTCCGCATGACCGACAGCAATCTGCAGCGTCATCGCAACTCGGTTTATTACAGCTTCTGGCAGCAACTGCAGCCAGGCTATGCGCAGTTTGTGCAGAACCGGCTGCCTCCGTCGGTCATTGTCAACGACGGGCATTACGTGCTGAACAATCCTGGTTCCCTGATCGGCACGCCAGCACCCGGATCAGCGCTCGCGCTCACCGAGACAAAATAG
- the dinB gene encoding DNA polymerase IV codes for MRKIIHVDMDCFFAAVEMRDDPSLRDIPIAIGGSHLKRGVISTANYPARKFGVHSAMSTAMALKLCPHLKVVPGRFEAYKEASGHIREIFSRYTSLIEPLSLDEAYLDVTDSPHCHGSATLMAREIRQTISRELNLTASAGIAPVKFVAKIASDLNKPDGQFVITPDTLPQFLLTLPLAKIPGVGKVTAKKLEEMGLYTCADVQKTDLAALLKRFGKFGRVIWERSNGIDEREVVTERLRKSLGVERTLSEDIHSWEACLEIIDYLFEELERRLTKIKPDRQIARQGVKLKFNDFQQTTQEHVWPELNKEDLIAVARKTWEERRDGRGVRLVGLHVTLLNPQLERQLLLGL; via the coding sequence ATGCGAAAGATCATTCACGTTGATATGGACTGCTTTTTCGCAGCAGTGGAAATGCGCGACGATCCCAGTCTGCGCGATATCCCGATCGCCATCGGCGGCAGCCATCTGAAGCGAGGGGTGATCAGCACCGCTAACTATCCCGCCCGCAAATTTGGCGTTCACAGCGCCATGTCTACGGCAATGGCGCTGAAGCTTTGCCCGCACCTGAAAGTGGTGCCTGGCCGCTTCGAGGCGTATAAAGAAGCCAGTGGCCATATTCGTGAAATCTTCTCGCGTTACACCAGCCTGATTGAACCCCTCTCGCTTGATGAAGCCTATCTGGATGTCACTGACAGTCCGCATTGTCACGGCTCGGCCACGCTGATGGCCCGTGAAATCCGCCAGACCATCTCCCGCGAACTGAATCTCACTGCTTCTGCCGGCATTGCTCCAGTTAAATTCGTGGCAAAAATAGCCTCGGATTTAAATAAGCCGGATGGTCAGTTTGTGATTACGCCCGACACGCTGCCGCAGTTCTTACTGACGCTTCCTCTGGCAAAAATCCCCGGTGTGGGCAAGGTCACGGCAAAAAAACTCGAAGAGATGGGCCTCTATACCTGTGCGGACGTGCAAAAAACCGATCTGGCCGCCTTGCTTAAGCGCTTCGGAAAATTTGGCCGGGTGATTTGGGAACGTTCGAACGGCATTGATGAGCGGGAAGTGGTGACCGAGCGGTTACGCAAATCGCTGGGGGTGGAACGCACGCTCTCGGAAGATATTCACAGCTGGGAAGCCTGTCTGGAGATCATCGACTATCTCTTTGAGGAGCTGGAACGGCGTCTGACCAAAATCAAACCCGACCGGCAAATAGCACGACAGGGGGTGAAGCTGAAATTCAATGATTTTCAGCAAACCACTCAGGAGCACGTCTGGCCGGAGCTGAATAAAGAAGACCTGATCGCTGTAGCGAGAAAAACCTGGGAAGAACGGCGGGACGGACGGGGAGTCAGGCTGGTGGGGCTGCATGTCACCTTACTGAATCCGCAACTGGAAAGGCAGCTGCTGCTGGGCCTGTAA
- the pepD gene encoding beta-Ala-His dipeptidase, with product MSELSQLSPQPLWDIFAKICSIPHPSYHEEALAEHILSWAKEQGFATDRDAVGNILIRKPATPGLENLKPVALQAHLDMVPQKNNDTVHDFTKDPIQPWVDGEWVKARGTTLGADNGIGMASALAVLADKSVEHGPLEVLLTMTEETGMVGAFGLQPDWLQADILINTDSEEEGEIYMGCAGGIDFTSTLALTREAVPAGYEPLKLTLKGLKGGHSGCDIHVGLGNANKLLARFLFAHAKALDLRLVDFTGGTLRNAIPREAVATLAVPAEKVDELKSAALGYLETLQNELSLKEKNINLVVENVAAGAQALTTSSRDTFIALLNSTPNGVIRNSDVMKGVVETSLNVGVVSMKEDEAKINCLIRSLIDSGKASVVEMLTALSDLAGAKSLAKGDYPGWQPDASSPVMALVGETYKKLFGKTPNIQVIHAGLECGLFKKPYPEMDMVSIGPTITGPHSPDEQVHIESVGLYWKLLTALLKAIPAK from the coding sequence GTGTCTGAATTGTCTCAACTCTCTCCCCAGCCTCTGTGGGATATTTTTGCCAAAATTTGTTCTATTCCGCACCCCTCTTATCATGAAGAAGCGCTGGCAGAACACATTCTGTCCTGGGCAAAAGAGCAGGGCTTTGCAACTGACCGGGATGCAGTGGGCAACATTCTGATCCGCAAACCCGCCACGCCGGGTCTGGAAAATCTTAAACCCGTCGCGTTACAGGCGCACCTGGACATGGTGCCGCAGAAAAACAACGATACGGTGCATGACTTCACCAAAGATCCAATTCAGCCGTGGGTTGATGGCGAGTGGGTGAAAGCTCGCGGCACCACGCTGGGCGCAGATAATGGGATAGGTATGGCTTCCGCGCTGGCGGTGCTGGCCGATAAAAGCGTTGAGCACGGCCCGCTGGAAGTGCTGCTGACCATGACGGAAGAGACCGGCATGGTGGGCGCATTCGGGCTGCAGCCAGACTGGTTACAGGCCGATATCCTGATCAACACCGACTCTGAAGAAGAGGGTGAGATCTACATGGGGTGTGCAGGCGGCATCGATTTCACCTCCACGCTGGCTCTGACCCGTGAAGCGGTACCTGCAGGTTACGAGCCGCTTAAGCTGACGCTGAAAGGGTTGAAAGGCGGCCACTCCGGCTGTGATATCCACGTCGGTCTGGGCAACGCCAACAAACTGCTGGCCCGCTTCCTGTTTGCCCATGCTAAAGCCCTGGATCTGCGCCTGGTAGATTTCACCGGCGGTACGCTGCGTAATGCGATCCCTCGTGAAGCCGTAGCTACCCTGGCGGTGCCAGCGGAGAAAGTGGACGAGCTGAAAAGCGCGGCGCTGGGCTATCTGGAAACCCTGCAGAACGAACTGAGCCTGAAAGAGAAGAACATTAACCTGGTGGTGGAAAATGTAGCTGCGGGTGCGCAGGCTCTGACAACCTCAAGCCGCGATACTTTTATCGCCCTGCTGAACAGTACGCCAAACGGCGTTATTCGTAACTCTGACGTCATGAAAGGCGTGGTGGAAACCTCACTGAACGTCGGTGTGGTCTCCATGAAGGAAGATGAAGCGAAGATCAACTGTCTGATCCGTTCACTGATCGACAGCGGTAAAGCGTCCGTGGTGGAAATGCTGACCGCATTAAGCGACCTGGCCGGGGCAAAAAGCCTGGCAAAAGGTGACTACCCTGGCTGGCAGCCGGATGCTTCTTCTCCGGTAATGGCGCTGGTGGGTGAAACCTATAAAAAGCTGTTTGGTAAAACCCCGAACATTCAGGTGATCCACGCGGGTCTGGAGTGTGGTCTGTTCAAAAAGCCCTATCCTGAAATGGATATGGTCTCTATCGGACCGACCATCACCGGGCCACACTCTCCGGATGAGCAGGTACATATCGAAAGCGTTGGCCTGTACTGGAAACTGCTGACAGCGCTGCTTAAAGCTATTCCGGCTAAGTAA
- the gpt gene encoding xanthine phosphoribosyltransferase — protein MSEKYVVTWDMLQIHARKLAQRLLPVEQWKGIIAVSRGGLVPASLLARELCIRYVDTVCISSYDHDNQREMTVLKRAEGDGEGFIVIDDLVDTGGTAQAIRDMYPKAHFVTIFAKPAGRPLVDDYVVDIPQNTWIEQPWDMGVVYIPPIVKG, from the coding sequence ATGAGCGAAAAATACGTCGTCACCTGGGACATGCTGCAAATTCATGCCCGTAAACTGGCCCAGCGCCTGCTTCCTGTTGAACAGTGGAAAGGCATTATCGCGGTCAGCCGCGGTGGTCTGGTCCCTGCTTCTCTGCTGGCTCGTGAGCTCTGCATCCGCTATGTCGATACCGTGTGCATCTCCAGCTACGATCATGACAACCAGCGTGAAATGACCGTGCTTAAACGTGCAGAAGGGGATGGTGAAGGCTTTATTGTGATCGACGATCTTGTGGACACTGGTGGTACTGCTCAGGCTATCCGCGACATGTATCCTAAAGCCCACTTCGTCACCATTTTTGCCAAGCCAGCCGGTCGTCCGCTGGTGGATGATTATGTGGTGGATATTCCGCAGAATACCTGGATCGAACAGCCGTGGGATATGGGTGTGGTTTATATCCCGCCGATTGTAAAAGGCTGA